The genomic region CGCGGGCTACGATGTTATCGCGCGTCTCGACACGGCGCGGAATCAGACGCAGGTGATGCTGCGGGATTCTCGCAACAACCAGTGGCCGCTGGGATACGTGAAGTCTCCTGTCCCGCGGATATTCTGGCTCGATGAGAAGCGTGTGGACGCGCGCGTACGGTCGGCCATCGGGGACGCTTTCGACGGAGCACTTTCCGATGAAGATCTGACGCAGCTCGCATCGCGTGGCCTGCAGCGCGGGCAGCGCGGGCAGCGGGGGCAGCAGGGGCAGCAGGGGCAGCAGGGGCAGCGCGCCGCATCACTTCGACGCCCGGCGAAGCAGCTGCAGTGACCGCCGCCGCCACGTCGCGGACGGTCAAGGAAACGCAGCACGAGACATCGCAGCTCATGATGCCTCAGCACTCGAACAACCTGAACAACGTCTTCGGCGGAGTCATCCTCGCGATGATGGATACCGCGGCCGCGGTCTCCGCAATCCGCCACGCTCGAATGACCTGCATGACGGTTTCCGTCGACCGCGTGGATTTCCGCGAGCCGATCTACCTTGGCGACCTGGTGATCATGAAGTGCAGCCTGAACTTCGTCGGCAGGACATCGATGGAAGTTGGCGTCCGGGTGGAAGCCGAGCATCTGCTCACCGGGGTCAGGCGGCACACCAACTCCTGCTACCTGACGTACGTGGCAGTCGACGCGGCGGGACGGCCGGCGGAAGTTCCGCGGCTGGTAACCGAGACTCCCGATGAGATTCGGCGCCACGAAGCGGCGAAGGAGCGAAGGCGCAGACGGCTCGAGGAGAGGAGAGACGAAGAAGGATCTCGCGAGGGTCCGTCAGCCCAGTAAGCTCAAAGCCGTCTACGGTTTTCTCGGTGTTCTCCTCCCATGCACGCTGGATTAGATGATCTGGAAGGCGCGGCCTGAAGTAGTTGGGCCGGTCGAGTCCTCGCGCACCCCGCCCATCTTGACGCCGGGCACGTAGCCTGACCAGAGTTCGCGCATGCCACGATCGTTCTCTGTCGACGAAGCGAATCGGATGCTCCCGCTCGTCAAGCGCATCGTGAGTGACGCGGTGCGCGACTACTGGCGGTGGCAGGACACGGTGCGCGAGTTCGAGGTTGCCGCGCTCCGCAGCAGTCCGGAGCAGCCCGATCAGGCGGCCGAGGAGCTCCAGGCGAAGGCGACTAAGCTCGCGGAAGAAATCGACGGGTACATGGCTGAGCTGCAGAAGCTCGGCGTACTGTTCAAGGGGTTCGGCACCGGGCTGGTGGATTTTCCGGGAGAAATCGACGGCCGGCCGGTGCTTCTATGCTGGCAGCTGGGCGAAGAGAGTGTACAGTACTGGCACGAGGAAAGTGCCGGATTCATTGGGCGACAACCATTGCCGGAGCTCCAGGTAAACTGAATGGCAGACGACATCAGGGAATTCGTTGGGCCCGACGGAACGAGATGGGGATTTCAGGTCAAGGTGCCCGGCTCGAGCAACGCGATGGTTGTGTTCCATCACCCCGGTGGAAAAACCGCGCGGCTCGATCGCTATGCATGGCACCAGTGGCACGGACCCGAGGCTCGCAGCGTCACTGCGTCGCTGAGCAAGGAATCGGTGATGAAGGCGCTCACGCCGCCGGTCCTGGCACTGTTGTTCAGGCGGTCGATGCCCATCTCTGCTTCCCGCGACGGTCCGGCGGTTCAATAGCGTTTTCGCGAGGTCCGTCGGATTCGCGCGAGGGTCCGTCGGTTCAGTGAACGCAGGCCGCGCGTTCTCGATCGTTTCGTTCAGCAGACTTGGGCAGAGAACACCGAGAAGACCTTTTACAGGTTAACTGCAACCCCTCTCAAGTGCTCCGCCACTCCCGCGATGTCCGCCCTCGTTGAGAGATCCAGGACTGGTTCCGAGATCTTTACCACTCTGAATTGCATGGAGTGGTGTGCAATCGCCCAGTGGACCGCCTGAGGCAGCTCGTATTCGCCTCGCGCTGAGAGCGGGACACCGCGGCACGCGGCGAAGATCTCCGACGTGAATAGAAAGCAGTTCATGCTCGAGTAGATGGGTGTTCCCGCTTTGAGCATCTCTTCATTGGGCGCGACGAGAATGCGCCGCAGGTACCCGCCTTCGTCTATGTCGAGCGCGCCAAATCTCGACGTTCGCTCGGCCGACACGTTGCCGCTCCGGACCAATGTCTCACGGTCGAACGCGGCGATCGCCGGCTCGCGCAATCGATGCAGCTCCTCGAGCGCAACCGATGGATAGTAGTTGTCCGAGTTGAGGACCACGAAGCTGTCACCGGCCGCAAATTCTTCGGCAGAGAGCACCGCGTTGGCTGTCCCGAGCGCGCGCTCCTGCACGGCGAAGCGAACCCGGATGCGCGTTGGAATCATCTCGCGCTCGTAATGATCGCGCACGCCCTGATGCTCCGGCCCGATGACGAGGCACGCGTCGGTGAATCCCGCGTCAGCAACTTCAGTGAGCACGTAGTCCAGAAACGGCCGGCCAATCGGAATCATCGCCTTGATCCCAAGCGATGCAGCAGCAGCCTGCCCCCCTTCGAGACGTGCTTCCTCATCCGCTTTTCGCATGCGGGTCCCCAACCCGCGGGCAAGAATGACGACTTTGGTAGTCGTATTAATCCGGGGACCCCTCGCGCGATTCGCGAAACAAGACGTCTATCTCCATCCCGTCGCGCGCAACGATGGTGTCGGGGAAGACCTCTCTCGCCTCGCGCAGGAGATCCGATGCGCTCTGTGAGTAACGCGCCGAGAGATGCGTAAGCACAAGCTGCTTCACGCCCGCCGCGCTTGCGACTTGAGCGGCTTCTCTCGCCGTGGAATGTCCAGTTTCCAGAGCGCGCTGTGCTTCTTCGTCTGCGAACGTCGCTTCGTGAATGAGCAGATCCGCATCGCGCGCTGCTTCGACCGTTCCCGCGCACGGCCGCCCGTCGCCTCCGAATACCACGCGGCGTCCCGGCCGAGAAGGTCCGACGAGATCCGACGCATCAATCACTCTTCCATCCGGCAGCGTCACCGACTGCCCCCGGTGGAGCAATCCCCACATCGGGCCCTCGGGGATTCCCAGCTCCCGCGCCAGGCCGGGATTGAATCGCCCGAGCCGCGTGTCTTCGACGATCGCATATCCCAGAGCGATCTTCCCGGCGTGCTCGACCGGATAGGGCAACACGCTGTAGTCCTTTCGCTTGACCGGAGTCTCGGCGGTGATCTCGCGGTATTCGATCGGAAACTTTTCCTTCTCGGTGCCGAGTGCAATTGCCCGGGTCAGGAGAGCCTCGGATCCGGGTGGTCCCCACAGAGTCATCGGATCCTCGCGCCCCTGAAGAGACAGCGTCCGAAACAATCCAATCACGCCGAGCATGTGATCCGCGTGCATGTGCGTGAAGAAAATGTCGCGAAGAGCAAAGCTGATCCCATAACGCATCATCTGGCGCTGTGTTCCTTCGCCACAGTCGAACAGAAGCGTTTCTCCTTCGCGTGTTACCGCGATGGATGTGACGTTGCGCTCGACGGTCGGGCGCGACGCCGACGTACCGAGAAAGCGGACGGTCAGCGACATTCGCCCAATATACCGGCTTCGGTTTACGCGCAGGCTCCGGACGGCGCGTGGGAGCGAAATGTGCGACATGCGATTGAGGGCCACCATCGCGGGGTGAGCGATGTCGATCATGAGCTCGCAGGTGACCTCTGACGGTCGGGTTGCCGCTGGAGCTGGGCGAACATTCAGCCGTCGCGGTGTAGCAAAGCAGAACGGCCAACGGGGCCGAGCAGGTATGAACGCGAGGGAGATGGTGGACAAAATGCGCAAACGTCTATTAGCGATTGCATCGGTGTCGCTCGTGTTTGGATTCGTGGCGTGCGCCGAGCTGGTGGGGCTGGACTACGATGGCGCAGGCGAATACCAGCTGGAGACATTGAACGGCTTTTTCCTTCCGACGGTGCTTTACGAGGACGCCTTCGAGCGCAATGGAAGGACGTGGCGATAACCCAGAACGGCAACTTCTACGTGTACCGCCGGTAGGCAGCGGGCGTCTATCGTGAGTCCAGACAAGAAGTTACGCCGTCGTTGAGAGGCGACGATCGCGCGATTTCTCTTGACTTCGCGGCGTTTCGCGGTAAGTTCATCTGTATCGGAGCCCTGCGACTTTCGGCAGGGCTTTGACGTTGGAAGCCCGTGTGCGACGGGTGCAGCGGCCCTTTCCCTGGGCGAGTCATGCCGGTCGCGCATCTTGGCGCGGGGCTGTAGCTCAGCTGGGAGAGCGCTGCAATCGCACTGCAGAGGTCAGGGGTTCGATCCCCCTCAGCTCCATTTGGTAAGAGATTCGCCAGTTGTGGCGGGTTGGGGTATAAGAAGGTCGGGAGAGTAGCTGCCCGCCGCCGTTCGGTAGGACGTAGAGTTCCAATGACGGCGCGCGTGGCACGTTAACGCGGCGCATGAGCCGCAAAGCAATGCCGCGAGGTCTTCGGATCTGGCGGCATTCGTGTTTTTCCTGGTTCGTCCCGGCTCCGTGCGCAGCATGCGTGATCGGTATCACCGCTGCGGACCCTCGTCGAGGCAGTCTCCGGAGCCCCGCTCTCCGCTGCGCTTTCTTCCAGAAAGCTCGCTCCGAAAGCGCGCGGGTCTCCTCGCTGCCTCGCGGGGGTCCGCCTCGGCGATACCGATCACACACGCCGTACCAGCGGTCGCGCTCAACCATCAAAAACGCCGACGCTCACTGATTGATGCATCGCTGCATTGCTTTTCGATCGGCGCCACGGAATCGTCGCCTTCGCGCGCCGGAAATCGGGCGGCTATGGGAGGAGCGCGCGGATGTCCAGGCGAAGGGCGTTGAAGACCTCGGCGCTGAACCGGTTCTCCTGGACCTCAGACTTTCCGACGAAATCGCCCATCGCTGTCGAGCCAAGTCGTCCCAGAAAACGAAGGATCGCGCTTTCCTGCACTAAAGTTGACGAACGTCTCGAGGTCAGCGACTGGGCGCCCGGGTTGTCGCGCAGAACCAAGCGGAAGGTTGCGCCGTTCCCCTCGAACGGTTTCCGCAGTGGCGTGTGAATCATCACGCTCACCGCAGATGGGAGTCTCCAGTCTGGCTCGCGCGTGAAGCGCATGAACCATCCCCGTTCGCGGTCAGAGTTTACCACGGTGACGTCGCCGATCAGCGCGCGGAAGCCAACCGTGAAGAAGAGGATCTTCGTCGTGAAGTCCGACGTCAGCTGAAGGTCGTGCGGAATCGGGCGAACAGGGCCGTTCAGCGGCGCGAAGTGTCCGTTCAGGCTCCTGACGCGAAGCGTGATGTAGTTGTCGGCGCCCACAAACTCCACCCATCGGCCGCCGCGCTTGTCGGTGACCACTGCACGGTACATCGCGGGTGCAGCGTATTTGTCGAGATACTTTGCGAAGTCGGGCATCGTCGCGCGGATTCCATTCGGATTGAGCCGGATTCCGAGCAGGACTGTCGTCGCGCCCTCGGTATCACGTGCCGTGCGCAGCGTGTCCAGCGAGAAAAGGCGTCCGAGCGCCGACGTTGTGCGCGGAAAGCTCGAGCGATAGTCGGCACGCAGATCGCCGCGCGTCCTGTTCTCCGCCGAACCCATCAGCCCCGAGATGACATTCGCAAATTCGTCCGACTTGATGCTTCCCGCGGCGATGTCGACGCTGGTGACCCACTCGAATACATTCTCGTTGAGCCGGCGCAGCCGTATGTAATGGCGTGAATCGCCGGGCTCGTTCACTGGTGTCGCCGGCCACGGTCGGGCGGTGAACAGGTAGCGATTGCTGGAGAACTCGCCGTCGATGGTCACCACCCTGGTGCTGTCTGCCCCCCACGCCGTCCACACCGAGGTGTCGTTGTAGATCACCGATGGCGTAAGCGCATTCCTGCCAAGCTTGTCGCGCGCGACGACGAACTTCGGGCTGCGCTGGACGTTGGTGAAGCGCTGTGCGATTCCGCCAAATAGGCCGTCGGCGTTGGCGCGACCGACGGCTGCGTTCGTGCCGAAAGCGGGCGCGACGTCGCGGCACGCGCCGAGCGGTGCGATGGCCAGCGCCGCGGCGAGAGCGGGTCTGAGTGTCTGGCGAATCACGGGGGTGGAAAGTTCAACGATGGAGCAGCGCGGCGAAACCCCGATGATTGAAGTAAGGGGTATAATCGGCTAGTTTGACATCACTGCCTCGGCCTCCGTGCGAGGCAGTTTTTGCCCCTTGGTGTAACTGGCAACACGCCTGACTCTGGATCAGGAGAGTCCTAGTTCGAGCCTAGGAGGGGCAACTCAAAACGACAGCCAACAGGCTGTCGTTTTTGGATTCCCTAGGTTCGGTCGCTGGCGTGGGCACCGACGCCCCGCCAAGCGATGTGTGTCGCGCGAAGCTGGGATCGGCCGCCGCCCTGCTAGCGAGTGGCAGCGAAGGGATACCAGGTCAATCCGACTCGGAAGCGCGGTCCGGTCGAGCTCGCCGCCCCGTTCAGGATGAGCCAGCCGGCAATCTCGAAACACCTCAAGGTGCTCGAGCGCGCCGGCCTCGTCTCACGCGGCCGGGACGCGCAACGCCGGCCACGTCGGCTCGAGGCAAAGCCGCTCGCCGAAGCCACCAGGTGGCTGGAACGCTACCGCCGGCACTGGGAAGGCAACTTCCAGCGGCTGGACGTCCTGCTCGAAGAGCTCAAGACCGCCGGAAAAAAACAACGCAAACGCACTAACAAGAAAGGAGATCACCGATGACGCACGCCGTGAAGAACACTCAAACGCTGGAAGTCACCACTCCCTCGGACAGGGAGATCGCCATGACGCGCGTGTTCGATGCTCCGCGCAGCATGGTTTTCGACGCCTGGACCAAACCGGACCTGCTGAAGCGATGGCTCGGAGTACGCAACAGGTGGACGCTCGCCGTCTGCGAGATCGATCTCAGGGTCGGCGGCGAATACCGCTATGTGTGGCGCAAGGACAACGGAACCGAGATGGGAATGAGCGGCGTCTATCGCGAGATCGTCCGGCCGGAGCGGATCGTCTGCACAGAAGTATTCGATGACAAGTGGTACGAAGGCGAAGCGGTGGACACGATGGTCCTCGTCGAAGAAAACGGGAAGACCACGCTCACGACTACCGTGCTTTACGACTCGAAGGAAGCTCGCGACGGTGTCCTGAAGTCGCCGATGGCTACGGGAGTTGGGGAGAGCTACGACAAGCTCAATGAGGTGCTTGCCTCGAGGCACACGGTCGGGTGAGTGGACGGGCGTCCTGCGACCCATCCAGTTTGCGAGCGCAAACTGGATGGGTCTGTCCTAGAGCCTTCAGCGTGCGTCGGGCCTTGCGTCTTCCCGATCAGGAATGATCCTGTCCCCCACGATCGAGCGCTGAGGCTGATCGGGAATGATTCTCTCCGAATCGTCCGGGGGTTCCGGGCTGTCCGCCAGCACCCTGTCTCGACTCGTTATCGGCCGCTCAGACTCTCCAGTGGGAGCATCCGTAATGAGAAGCTCACGGAACAGAGCGCGATAATGGACCATCGCCTTTCGAAGCTCCTCCGTGTTTGCCTGGCCTTTCGCGTCACGCTCCGCGATATCGTGAGCCGCGCGATAGTCGCTTACCACCTGCGGATGATTCACTGATACGTCCGACGCGCGCTGCCCGAAGTCGGCCATTGGATAGCCGCGCGCCTGCATCAGCTCGGTGACCAGATGGTCAGCTTCTCTCACAGCGGCGCGCGGGTCGTCAACGAAGCGAGCCTGATCGGTCTGCCAGCTCTGCTCAAAGCGACTGCGATCAGCGGCACTGAGTGGCTGAATTCTAAGCTCTTCCACGCGCTCGATGCGCTTGTTGAGATCCGCCTCTGCTTTTCCGCGGTCCTTCATCGATTTCACAGTCCGGTCGTACTCGGGGCCGAACTTCTCGTGAAGCGCCCTCGTACGACGCTGCGCGACGATCATCAGTACGACAGCCGCAAGGGCGACCAGCAGGATGATCCAAATCAGGGTGGGACTCATGCATTCCTCCGGTGCAGTTCAAAGCTTCTGAGCGCACGGAAGGTGCCAGCATGACGGAACCGGAGGGCCGCGGCGCAGACGCCTCGGGCCGGGGGACCTGTTCCGCCGAGGGGAGCTATTCCTTCGTGTAGAGATGCTGCGCCGCGTCCAGCGCGAGCTCTTCGTCCAGTCTCGGGTCGCGCCCCTCGTAGCTGCATCGCGCCAGCACGTGCTCCACGATGAATCGCGGGTGGAAGCGCGCCATTTTCAGCTTCTCGCCTTTGTAGAGACGCGCCATCACAGTCCGCACGACGTCGATCTCGAACGGAATCTCATTGGCCTTGCAGACGCGACGGAAAATCTCGACGTACTCGTCGGCTGTCGGTGGCGCGATGTGGAAGTTGTAGGGGATCCGCCGCATCATCGCCGCATCCAGAATCTTGGTCGGCGTAAGGTTCGTCGAGAAGATCACGAGGCCATCGAACGCCACCGCAAACTTCTTTCCGGTGTGCAGCGTCAGGAAGTCGATGCGGCTCTCCAGAGGGAGCACCCAGCGGTTGAGAACCTGCTCGGGCCGCGCGATCTGCCGCCCGAAATCGTCCACCACGAATACACCGCCGGTCATCTTCGTGTGCAGCGGCGCTTCGTAGTAGAGGCCGACTGGATCGTACTTCAGATCGAGCATGTCCATCGTCAGCTCGCCGCCGGTCACGACGATCGGGCGGGAGCACCGCACCCACCTCCGGTCGTCCGACGAAGCCTTCGTTTTGACGAAAGGCGACCGGGCCTCCTCCGCAGGTAACCCGTTGACGCCCTTTTCATGATGCAGCTCGGGATCGAAGATCTTGATCACTTCGCGCTCGACCTCGATCGCATATGGCACCCACAGCGATTGCCTGAAACTCTTGGCGATGGCTGTCGCGATGGACGTCTTGCCATCACCAGGCGGGCCGTAGAGCAGCATGCCACGACCCGCATTGACGGCCGGCCCCAGGCGCGCGATGAGATCCGGCGAAATCACCAGCCCAGACAGGCTTTCGGCGATTGCCTCCTGATCCACACGGTCGTTGGTGATGTGCTGGCGCTCGACCTGCGCCTGCCAGGCGGCAAGCGGCACCGGCGCCGGTCCGGTGTACGCCGACTGCTTGAGTCCTTCCTGCACCCACTCGCGGCCGACCGCCGAAATGGCGTACCGCAGGTCGAGCTGTCTGCCTGAGGATTCAGCTCCCAAAGGCTCGAGCAAGCCGCGCGAGCGCAAGCGTTCGAGGATGTCGCGCACGATCGGCACGGGCAGGCGAATTACGTTCGCGACTTCCGTAGGCGTCTTCAGCCCATGGGCATACATCACCCGGAGGGCCAATCCCTGAAGGAACGTGTCGTCGAGGCCAGTATCGGCAGCGGTGGCGATCTTCGGAGGACCGGTCTCCAGAAATGCTTCAAGCTGCTCGCGCTCGATGCGTCCGAGCCCGACCAGATTGTCGCCCAGCGTTCCCCCCAGCTTACGCTGGCGGGCGAGCGCCATGACAACATCTTCTTCGGTTATCAGCTTGGCCGCTACAAGCGTTTCGCCAAGAGGCACGCTAGGCACTCCTCCGTTTCACGCATCTTAACATAGGTGGGACAGAGGTAAAAGCGCCCGCCCTTTTACAGGGGGGGGCACAGAGACACTCAACCCTTTCCCTTACTAGACATAAGTCGACCTTGCTCGACGGTCGAGCAACCGCTGCGCAACCGACTCCGGCCAGGTGCATGCCCAACTTCGGTCCACTACCCGTTCGCCTATGGGGGCTCTGCTGCTGCACTTTGCGGTCCTGTACGTTTTTTTGGAGGCAGCTAACCTGCGCCTTGCGAAGATATATCGCCAGATATAACTTCCCGCCGCAAAGATATATCGCCAGTAGTATCGGAGAGCGATCAGACGCTCACGTCGCTGGTTAACCAGAACAGACGGGGATGAGTCAATGCGACACGGACACTGCGGGACGGGTTATGGCTGGGCGTTTTCGGTAAGACCCGAGAACTTTGGATTCGACCCCGGGGCTTTCTGGGCGGGCCGTGGCAAATCGAGGGGCGGACCCTTCGGCGGTGCCCGGATGTTCGATCAGGGCCACCTCAAGTTCGTGATTCTTCGGCTTCTCGACGAGAAGCCGCGCCACGGCTACGAGATCATCAAGGAGATCGAGGACCGCTTCGGCGGGATGTACTCGCCGAGTCCGGGGACCGTCTACCCGACCCTGACGCTGCTCGAGGACCTGGGCTATGCGCGTGCGCGACCCGAGGAAGGCGGGAAAAAGATTTACGAGATCACCGAGGAGGGGCGCGCCCATCTAGCGGAAAACCAGCCGCTCATCGACGATATTTTCTCGCGCATCGCCGACTTCGCGCAGAACATCTTCGGCGAGCAGATGATGGATGTTCACCGCGCAATGAAGAATGTCGGACGCGCAGTCTACGCGTCGAAAAGCTCGGCCAGGTCAGCCGAGCAGATCAGGAAGATCAAGGAAATTCTCGATCGCGCTGCGGGCGAGATCGACACCCTGTGAATACCGGATTGAAAGTTCCGCGCTCACCCGGATAGGGAGGCGCGGGCGCTCAACCGGTATTCCCGGGCTGCGCAGTGCGTCGGACGGCAGAGACTGTCTGAACGACGAAGGGAGATGGCTCGCTTCCGGTCACTGGGACGACGGCGGGAGCAGCGGGGACGCTCTCGGCGAGAGCGCGTGCTTCTTTGCGGGCGCGTGATTCAACGAGCTGAGTCATGAACCGCTCTCTCTCGCGTACCGCCGCGAATTCACCTACGAGACCGCTGGTCGCATCTTCTATTCTGGTGATTCGCTCTTCCAGCCTGGCCAGTCTTCCACCGGCCGACCCGCTCTCTTCGCGACGTCCGAGCCATGTATTCAGCAACCCTCGCACGACCATCCCGGAAACGGCAACGAGGATCGCCAGCGCGAGAATAAACCGGGGATCGAAGGGCATAATCTCCCAACGGAGAATGGGGGCTACTTTGTTTCAGGTCGCGCGGCGAAATAGTTCCTGGCCGGCGGCAAAACCTCTAACTCGACACGGAGCCCGGATGGCAAAGCAGATAACTGGTGGGAAGCTGTATTTGATTGGAGGGCACCAGCTGACGCTTGCGGGGCCCGCCACCGAGGAGTTCAAGCAGGTGCTCATTGCCCGGACCGATGAAGTCAACACCGTCGTCATCGTTCCCGGAAACGAGCTGATGGTCCATTGGAGCCAGATCGCGGCGCTGCAGATTTTTTCCGCCGGGAAGTGACGTCGAGATCGCGGCTGGCGAGTGAAGCAGGCGGGGGCCACATTCACGATCAACGCGATAATGTTCGACAGAAAGTACGCGACGATGTGGGGCGCATCCAGCAATCACGGCGAGGATTACGGCATCGCCTGGTGAGTCTAGATTCATTCAATGCGCTATAGAATCCTGGTAACGGATGAGATCGACCCCGAAGGTGTAGCGCTTCTCGCCGGCGAGCCGGACTTCGACGTGGACGAGGTTCCTACGCTTCCCCCGCAGGAGCTCATGGTGCGCATCCCCGCCTACGATGCGCTCGTCGGACGCAGCGCAACCAAAGTCTCCGCCGAGCTTCTTCGAGCGGCAACGCGTCTCAAGGTGATCGGACGCGCGGGAGTCGGCGTCGACAACATTGCCCTCGACACCGCAACCGAGCTGGGCATCGCGATCATCAACGCGCCTGCCGGAAACACCATCGCGGTGGCTGAGCTGTTCTTTGGTGTGGTGCTCAGTCTGCTGCGGCATCTCCCGCGCGCACACGAATCGATGCACGCCGGCCGCTGGGAGCGGTCGTCGCTGCTTGGAGCGGAGCTGAACGGTCGCACGCTTGGCATTGTCGGGCTTGGCCGTATCGGTGGGGAAATAGCGGCGCGCGCACACGCGTTCGACATGCCGCTCGTTGCGTACGATCCCTACATCACGGAGTCGCGGTTTCAATCGCTGCGCGTGCATCGCGCGGCCTCGCTGGATGAGCTGCTGGACGCTTCCGATATCGTCACGGTTCACACCCCGCTCACGGAGGAGACCCGCGGCATGATCGGAAAACGCGAGCTCGCGCGACTGGCGCCCTCGGCGATCGTCGTCAACATGGCACGCGGTGGAATTGTAGACGAGGATGCTCTGGCCCAAGCCGTGGCCGCGCGCAAGCTCGCAGGAGCTGCCGTAGACGCATTCGAAAAGGAGCCACTGCGCGCCGATCATCCGCTGACGAAGCTGCCTGACGTGTTTCTCACACCACACATCGGGGCGTCAACCGCGGAGGCCCAGCGTAACGTCGCGGTGGACGCATGCGCCGCGGTTCGCGACGCGTTGCTTTCGGGCGAGTACTCGCGATCCATCAACGTGCCCGAGGGTGAGCACGGAAAGTGGGAGGAGCTGCGGCCGGCGCGTATGCTCACGAGACGAGCGGCCGCCATTGGTCGCGCGATTCTGGCGGCGCAGGGAACGAGCGTCGTCGGACGCATCGACGTTCGCGGCAGCCACGCTCTGGCGCCGGCACGTGAGACTCTCGTCGCATCAGCGGCGCTCGGGGTTCTCGAAGCGGTGCTCGAGCAGGAGCGGCTCAACCTGATAAACGCGCGCACTCTCGCGGAAGGCCGCGGCATCGAGCTTTCATTCACGGAGGCACTCGATGGCAGCCAGCCGGAGACCGCTATCGCGAGCCGCGCCGTGGAAGTGCGGCTCACGGGAGGAATGAACGACATCACGGTCGGCGGCATCGCCTACGGTCACGGCGGCGACGAGAACGGCGACGGTGCTTTTCGAATCACCAGGATAGGGGCGTTTCGGGTGGACGTCTATCCGCGCGACACTCTTGTGATTCTCACCAACCGCGACGTGCCCGGAGTGATTGGACGAGTCGGGACGCTGCTTGGCGAAGCGGGTGTCAACATCGCCGAGTATCATCAGGCGCGATTGGCGCAGGGTGGGGAAGCGCTGGCGGCGGTATCGGTTGACGGCGGTGTTGGCGAGGAGGTTAAGCGGCGGCTGCTCGAGCTACCCGACGTGCGCTCGGTGACGGTCGTCAGCTTCAGGAAAGAGTGAGCGCGCTCGTCGAGACCGACCCCGACGTACGCGCAATGTTCGCCGCGGACGCGTCGGGCCTGCGGTACCTGCCCGACGGAGTCGCCAGGCCGGAGTCAGTCGAAGAAGTGACGGAGGTAGTAAAGCGCGCTGCGAGCGCCCGCACGCCTGTGACGCCCGCCGGAATGCAGACCAGCACCACCGGCGCCTCCATCACTGAACGGGGAATTCTGTTGTCGCTCCGCGGCCTGACCCCACTGATAGATGTCGACCGCGATGCGCGAACCGTTCGCACCAGCGCCGGCGCCATCCTCGGCGAGGTCAAGCGGGCCGTAGCAGCGGAGGGACTGCTGTTCGCGCCAGACCCCACCAGCGAGGAGGAGAGCACTGTCGGTGGAGCAATCGCCTGCAACGCGTCGGGCGCGCGGACGCTCAAGTACGGCGCAACTCGCGAGCACGTTCGCGCGGTGACCGTTGTGCTCGCTTCGGGCGAGGTGGTGCGCTACAGCCGCGTGGGCCTCGAGAAGAACACGGCGGGGTACGCATTCGCTCACGATCCGGTCGACTGGTTCGTGGGAAGTGAAGGAACGCTGGGTGTCGTCGTGGAAGCGGAGCTGGAGCTGCTGCCGCTGCCCGAGCGTGTGATCGGTCTCGAGATCCCGTTTGCGAACGAAGCAGAGGCGCTCGCGTTTGTAGTTGCAGCAAGAGAATCACGAGCCGTCGCGCCGAGGTGTCTCGAGTATTTCGACCAGCTCGCCGTGGGCATCGCCCGGGGTGCCGAGACCTCGCGTGGCTCGAGCGGTCATTCGGCGTCTCTCGTTCCAGCCG from Gemmatimonadaceae bacterium harbors:
- a CDS encoding acyl-CoA thioesterase — translated: MTAAATSRTVKETQHETSQLMMPQHSNNLNNVFGGVILAMMDTAAAVSAIRHARMTCMTVSVDRVDFREPIYLGDLVIMKCSLNFVGRTSMEVGVRVEAEHLLTGVRRHTNSCYLTYVAVDAAGRPAEVPRLVTETPDEIRRHEAAKERRRRRLEERRDEEGSREGPSAQ
- a CDS encoding DUF2203 domain-containing protein is translated as MPRSFSVDEANRMLPLVKRIVSDAVRDYWRWQDTVREFEVAALRSSPEQPDQAAEELQAKATKLAEEIDGYMAELQKLGVLFKGFGTGLVDFPGEIDGRPVLLCWQLGEESVQYWHEESAGFIGRQPLPELQVN
- a CDS encoding sugar phosphate nucleotidyltransferase; the encoded protein is MRKADEEARLEGGQAAAASLGIKAMIPIGRPFLDYVLTEVADAGFTDACLVIGPEHQGVRDHYEREMIPTRIRVRFAVQERALGTANAVLSAEEFAAGDSFVVLNSDNYYPSVALEELHRLREPAIAAFDRETLVRSGNVSAERTSRFGALDIDEGGYLRRILVAPNEEMLKAGTPIYSSMNCFLFTSEIFAACRGVPLSARGEYELPQAVHWAIAHHSMQFRVVKISEPVLDLSTRADIAGVAEHLRGVAVNL
- the rnz gene encoding ribonuclease Z; the protein is MSLTVRFLGTSASRPTVERNVTSIAVTREGETLLFDCGEGTQRQMMRYGISFALRDIFFTHMHADHMLGVIGLFRTLSLQGREDPMTLWGPPGSEALLTRAIALGTEKEKFPIEYREITAETPVKRKDYSVLPYPVEHAGKIALGYAIVEDTRLGRFNPGLARELGIPEGPMWGLLHRGQSVTLPDGRVIDASDLVGPSRPGRRVVFGGDGRPCAGTVEAARDADLLIHEATFADEEAQRALETGHSTAREAAQVASAAGVKQLVLTHLSARYSQSASDLLREAREVFPDTIVARDGMEIDVLFRESREGSPD
- a CDS encoding ArsR family transcriptional regulator — its product is MAAKGYQVNPTRKRGPVELAAPFRMSQPAISKHLKVLERAGLVSRGRDAQRRPRRLEAKPLAEATRWLERYRRHWEGNFQRLDVLLEELKTAGKKQRKRTNKKGDHR
- a CDS encoding SRPBCC family protein; translation: MTHAVKNTQTLEVTTPSDREIAMTRVFDAPRSMVFDAWTKPDLLKRWLGVRNRWTLAVCEIDLRVGGEYRYVWRKDNGTEMGMSGVYREIVRPERIVCTEVFDDKWYEGEAVDTMVLVEENGKTTLTTTVLYDSKEARDGVLKSPMATGVGESYDKLNEVLASRHTVG
- a CDS encoding AAA family ATPase, whose product is MPLGETLVAAKLITEEDVVMALARQRKLGGTLGDNLVGLGRIEREQLEAFLETGPPKIATAADTGLDDTFLQGLALRVMYAHGLKTPTEVANVIRLPVPIVRDILERLRSRGLLEPLGAESSGRQLDLRYAISAVGREWVQEGLKQSAYTGPAPVPLAAWQAQVERQHITNDRVDQEAIAESLSGLVISPDLIARLGPAVNAGRGMLLYGPPGDGKTSIATAIAKSFRQSLWVPYAIEVEREVIKIFDPELHHEKGVNGLPAEEARSPFVKTKASSDDRRWVRCSRPIVVTGGELTMDMLDLKYDPVGLYYEAPLHTKMTGGVFVVDDFGRQIARPEQVLNRWVLPLESRIDFLTLHTGKKFAVAFDGLVIFSTNLTPTKILDAAMMRRIPYNFHIAPPTADEYVEIFRRVCKANEIPFEIDVVRTVMARLYKGEKLKMARFHPRFIVEHVLARCSYEGRDPRLDEELALDAAQHLYTKE
- a CDS encoding PadR family transcriptional regulator, which produces MRHGHCGTGYGWAFSVRPENFGFDPGAFWAGRGKSRGGPFGGARMFDQGHLKFVILRLLDEKPRHGYEIIKEIEDRFGGMYSPSPGTVYPTLTLLEDLGYARARPEEGGKKIYEITEEGRAHLAENQPLIDDIFSRIADFAQNIFGEQMMDVHRAMKNVGRAVYASKSSARSAEQIRKIKEILDRAAGEIDTL